A genomic window from Paenibacillus sp. FSL K6-0276 includes:
- a CDS encoding aldo/keto reductase has protein sequence MNFKRLGNSGLQVSALGLGTNAFGKRADQETSIQIVHTALDHGINFIDTANIYAGTESERIIGLALEGRRHEAVLATKAGLVKNDGPNGSGSSRRHLMQELEDSLRRLKTDYVDLYQIHTFDPYTPLEETLRTLDDMVSSGKVRYIGASNYTAWQLMKAIGISEARSFAKYISIQCSYSLADRTPENELLSLCLDQGVGIIPYFPLAGGILTGKYNTSGSAPSGSRADTDPNFKRFLDHDRIELGNKVGQIAGELGTSSTSLSLTWLMNRPAVSTVIVGATRVEQLEQNLHSTSIQLNEKTVNKLDEASDAFRFGEPFAFYRLP, from the coding sequence ATGAACTTTAAAAGACTTGGAAATAGCGGATTACAAGTATCCGCATTGGGACTGGGGACGAACGCTTTTGGCAAAAGGGCTGACCAAGAGACCTCCATTCAAATTGTACATACCGCGCTGGATCATGGAATTAACTTTATCGATACCGCTAATATTTACGCAGGCACCGAATCCGAACGGATCATCGGTCTGGCCTTGGAGGGTAGAAGGCACGAGGCTGTCCTCGCCACTAAAGCAGGCTTAGTCAAAAATGACGGACCTAACGGAAGCGGCTCCTCTAGGCGCCATTTGATGCAGGAATTAGAAGATAGTCTTCGCCGCCTAAAAACGGACTATGTCGATCTATATCAGATTCACACCTTCGATCCCTATACGCCACTTGAAGAGACGCTACGGACCTTGGACGATATGGTATCTTCAGGAAAAGTGCGCTATATCGGGGCTTCCAACTATACAGCATGGCAATTAATGAAGGCGATTGGAATCAGTGAGGCACGGAGCTTCGCCAAATATATTTCAATTCAGTGTAGCTATTCCTTAGCGGACCGTACCCCGGAGAATGAGCTTCTCTCGCTCTGCCTTGATCAAGGCGTTGGGATCATTCCTTATTTTCCACTGGCGGGCGGAATTCTCACAGGCAAATATAATACAAGCGGTTCCGCACCTTCAGGGTCCAGAGCAGATACCGATCCTAATTTCAAAAGATTCCTGGATCATGACCGGATCGAACTGGGGAACAAGGTGGGGCAGATAGCTGGAGAACTGGGAACCTCTTCTACTTCACTCTCCTTAACTTGGCTCATGAATCGTCCTGCCGTCTCGACGGTTATTGTTGGGGCTACACGTGTGGAACAGCTAGAACAGAATTTGCATAGTACCTCCATTCAGCTTAATGAGAAAACTGTCAACAAGCTGGATGAGGCCAGTGATGCTTTCCGATTTGGTGAGCCATTCGCCTTTTATCGGCTCCCATAG
- a CDS encoding aldehyde dehydrogenase, producing the protein MTPHTSANIQVMLEEHKDFFNRGLTKEVAFRLQQLNKLKNSIKQYENRIIEALHQDLGKSEFEAYATEIGFTLDSIGYMMKHLKRWAKPMKVRSPLQLFPAKSYILSEPYGTTLIIGPFNYPFQLLIEPLIGAIAAGNCAVLKPSESTPAVTAVIEQLIQETFEPQYIRVVQGEKETTNLLIHAKFDYIFFTGSVPVGKIVMEAAAKNLVPVTLELGGKSPVIVDKSADLDIAAKRIVWGKLLNAGQTCIAPDYLLVQKDIANELIAKIKHQITEFYGQNAQPNTDYGRIVNERQLQRLADVIERDREKVVIGGTVISKERYIEPTLIYPAAWSDASMEDEIFGPILPILEYHQLDDAIRSINEHPKPLALYLFTEDKNIEQEVLSRVSFGGGCINDTISHVANTNLPFGGVGNSGIGGYHGKHSFEAFSHRKSIVKRGTRIDLGIVYPPYGNKVKLVRKVMK; encoded by the coding sequence ATGACACCACATACATCTGCTAACATCCAAGTGATGCTTGAAGAGCATAAGGATTTTTTTAATAGAGGCTTAACTAAAGAAGTTGCTTTTCGTCTCCAGCAGCTGAACAAGCTTAAGAACAGTATTAAACAATACGAAAATCGCATCATCGAGGCCTTACATCAGGATTTAGGAAAAAGTGAGTTTGAAGCTTATGCCACAGAAATCGGCTTCACCTTGGACAGCATCGGTTATATGATGAAACATCTCAAACGTTGGGCAAAGCCCATGAAGGTTAGATCACCACTGCAACTATTTCCTGCGAAGAGCTATATATTAAGTGAACCTTACGGTACCACGCTCATTATAGGCCCATTTAATTATCCATTTCAGTTGCTGATCGAGCCGCTGATCGGCGCCATTGCCGCCGGCAACTGCGCTGTCCTCAAGCCATCGGAGAGCACACCCGCCGTCACGGCTGTTATAGAGCAGCTTATTCAGGAAACCTTCGAGCCACAGTATATCCGTGTAGTTCAGGGGGAGAAAGAGACAACGAACCTACTGATCCATGCCAAGTTTGATTATATTTTCTTTACAGGCAGTGTTCCGGTCGGCAAAATTGTTATGGAAGCCGCTGCGAAGAATCTAGTGCCTGTAACCTTGGAGCTTGGCGGGAAGAGTCCGGTCATTGTCGACAAATCAGCCGATCTTGATATTGCAGCGAAGCGAATCGTATGGGGCAAATTATTAAATGCCGGTCAAACCTGTATTGCGCCTGATTATTTGCTCGTACAAAAGGACATTGCTAATGAATTGATCGCCAAAATCAAACATCAGATCACTGAATTCTACGGTCAGAATGCGCAGCCGAATACAGATTATGGCCGGATCGTAAATGAGCGCCAGCTGCAAAGACTTGCCGACGTCATTGAACGGGATCGGGAAAAGGTGGTTATAGGCGGAACCGTTATTTCAAAAGAACGTTATATTGAACCTACACTAATCTATCCTGCGGCTTGGTCTGACGCTTCTATGGAAGATGAGATCTTCGGTCCGATTCTACCAATATTGGAATATCATCAATTGGATGACGCTATCCGGAGTATTAATGAGCATCCAAAGCCACTGGCGCTTTACCTGTTCACAGAGGATAAAAACATTGAACAAGAGGTGCTATCCCGAGTCTCGTTCGGAGGAGGCTGCATCAATGATACGATCTCGCATGTGGCGAATACTAACTTGCCATTTGGTGGAGTAGGCAACTCAGGAATCGGTGGTTATCACGGGAAGCACAGCTTTGAGGCCTTTTCCCATCGCAAAAGCATCGTCAAGAGAGGCACACGAATAGACCTTGGGATCGTGTATCCCCCTTATGGTAATAAAGTGAAGTTGGTGCGGAAAGTAATGAAATAG
- the pgmB gene encoding beta-phosphoglucomutase: MKMKPYVHPAAVYPYREWSLDEEAYDEENNQRSESVFALGNGYIGMRGNFEEGYHGNSGSTVTGNYLNGFFDSEPIVYPEGAYGYPSRNQAMLNVTDAKIIELSIEGHTFQLNSGQVHRYERKLDMRNGILHRQVEWESPAGHRVQINIRRMVALQHKHLAVIDYEVKALNFDGTLTFTSSIDGEIQRPEVTDDPRLGTGSKEPSLLLEDTGHELEQSFLWMKQRTRHTRFALLTGISHSLDCSSRYERLVQLEDQRLSMQLVVPVVMGESISLTKYISYHTSKDYIEDELLSRCLEVLRLAENSGFEALVHEQRAYLDHFWAHTDVEIQGDLALQQGIRFNAFQLLQSVGRDGATNIGAKGLTGEGYEGHYFWDTEMYMLPFFTFTQPEISRKLLEFRYATLDKARERATVMSQKGALYPWRTIDGAENSSYFPAGTAQMHINADIAYAIKQYVLATGDYDFLILKGAEILFETSRFWVDLGHFNPARGGSFCIDAVTGPDEYTAIVNNNAYTNLMVQDQLYFAHEMAGLLCKQYPEHFERLKRKIGLTEKESSDWLEAAEKMFIPFDEGLGIYAQDDTFLTKKKWDFEHTPADKYPLLLHYHPLVIYRHQVLKQADLVMAMFLLGDQFSLADKIRNYNYYEPLTTHDSSLSPCIHSIISAEIGDLKGAYSYFDRTVRMDLDDINRNVKDGLHTAAMAGSWLSIVNGFGGMRLCGGMLSFNPTLPAQWDSYRFKLTSGGHLLDIYVDDKVVIYTLLAGEVIEILHKGSLVQLTAKKPVFLSNVKQLEAVIFELDGIITDSGEHHYLAWKALADELAISFDREKHERLKGLSRMESLEVILEGSGLNLPQPVKGMLCNKKNEKYKQLIQQMTPDDLYPGIQSLLSDLQERRIPVGLASVNENAMLILERLKIGSWFQAVADPINVRMGKPDPEIYLQVAEMLGISPDRCVGIEDSENGIAAIKAAGMRSVGAGIASMRDSADLWFPSTAELNMENLLGLFE; the protein is encoded by the coding sequence CGTACATCCGGCGGCAGTATATCCTTACCGGGAGTGGAGTCTAGATGAGGAAGCTTATGATGAAGAGAATAATCAAAGAAGCGAGAGTGTGTTTGCTCTTGGTAATGGATATATTGGCATGCGCGGTAATTTCGAGGAAGGTTACCATGGCAACTCGGGCTCAACTGTAACAGGGAACTATTTAAATGGATTTTTCGATTCCGAGCCCATTGTGTACCCAGAGGGAGCTTATGGGTATCCTTCCCGCAATCAAGCTATGCTGAATGTGACGGATGCCAAGATTATTGAGCTCAGCATTGAAGGTCATACCTTTCAGTTAAACAGTGGGCAAGTGCACCGTTATGAACGGAAGCTGGATATGCGAAATGGGATTTTGCATCGGCAGGTAGAATGGGAATCTCCTGCCGGTCACCGGGTACAGATAAATATTCGGCGGATGGTGGCTTTGCAGCACAAACATTTGGCGGTGATAGACTATGAGGTCAAGGCGCTGAATTTTGACGGAACCCTTACATTCACTTCATCCATCGATGGTGAGATTCAAAGGCCGGAGGTTACAGATGACCCCCGGCTGGGCACGGGGAGTAAGGAACCCAGTTTGCTGCTGGAGGATACAGGTCATGAGCTCGAACAGTCTTTCTTATGGATGAAGCAGCGGACACGGCATACCCGGTTTGCTCTATTAACAGGGATAAGCCATAGTCTGGATTGTAGCTCTAGGTATGAAAGGCTCGTGCAGCTGGAGGATCAGCGGTTATCCATGCAATTGGTTGTTCCAGTGGTGATGGGGGAAAGTATCTCGCTGACCAAGTATATTTCGTATCACACCTCTAAGGATTACATAGAAGATGAGCTGTTAAGCAGGTGCTTAGAAGTGCTGCGCTTAGCGGAAAATAGTGGGTTTGAAGCTCTTGTTCATGAACAGCGGGCTTATCTGGATCATTTCTGGGCGCATACCGATGTGGAGATTCAGGGGGATCTTGCGCTTCAACAGGGTATTCGCTTTAATGCTTTTCAACTACTGCAATCCGTAGGACGTGACGGGGCTACGAACATCGGGGCCAAGGGTTTGACGGGCGAAGGATACGAAGGTCACTATTTCTGGGATACCGAGATGTATATGCTACCCTTCTTTACGTTTACACAGCCGGAGATTAGCCGGAAGCTGCTCGAATTTCGTTATGCCACGTTAGATAAGGCACGGGAGCGAGCGACGGTGATGTCGCAGAAGGGAGCGCTATATCCTTGGCGTACTATAGATGGTGCAGAGAACTCTTCCTATTTTCCGGCAGGAACGGCGCAAATGCATATTAATGCGGATATTGCATATGCCATCAAGCAGTACGTGCTGGCTACCGGCGATTATGATTTTTTGATTTTGAAGGGAGCAGAGATTTTATTCGAAACCTCCCGCTTTTGGGTGGACCTGGGGCATTTTAATCCGGCTAGGGGTGGTTCCTTCTGCATTGATGCGGTAACGGGTCCTGATGAGTATACAGCTATCGTTAATAATAATGCCTACACCAACCTTATGGTACAGGATCAGCTCTATTTTGCACATGAAATGGCCGGATTGTTATGCAAGCAGTATCCAGAGCATTTTGAACGCCTGAAGCGAAAGATTGGTCTGACTGAAAAAGAGTCTAGCGATTGGCTGGAAGCTGCGGAGAAGATGTTTATCCCTTTTGATGAGGGCCTAGGCATCTATGCTCAGGATGATACGTTTTTGACAAAGAAAAAATGGGATTTTGAACATACGCCAGCGGATAAATATCCGTTATTACTCCATTACCACCCGCTGGTGATTTACCGCCATCAGGTGCTCAAACAGGCGGATCTGGTGATGGCCATGTTTCTGCTGGGTGATCAGTTCAGCTTGGCGGACAAGATCCGCAATTACAATTACTATGAGCCGCTGACGACGCATGATTCTTCTTTGTCACCGTGCATTCACAGTATTATTTCTGCTGAGATTGGTGATTTGAAGGGAGCGTATTCCTATTTTGACCGCACGGTACGGATGGACTTAGATGATATTAACCGCAACGTGAAGGACGGGCTGCACACTGCTGCTATGGCAGGATCTTGGCTGTCGATTGTGAATGGGTTTGGTGGGATGCGCTTATGTGGCGGTATGCTATCCTTTAATCCAACCTTGCCAGCACAATGGGACAGCTATCGGTTTAAATTAACAAGCGGTGGGCACTTATTGGATATTTATGTTGATGATAAGGTAGTAATCTATACACTACTGGCAGGTGAAGTGATTGAGATTCTACATAAGGGGAGCCTTGTACAGCTAACTGCAAAGAAGCCGGTGTTCCTTTCAAATGTGAAGCAGCTTGAGGCCGTCATTTTCGAGCTGGACGGGATCATTACCGATTCTGGAGAGCATCATTATCTAGCATGGAAAGCACTGGCAGATGAGCTTGCGATTTCTTTTGATAGAGAGAAGCATGAACGTCTGAAGGGCCTTAGTCGAATGGAATCTTTAGAGGTCATACTGGAGGGAAGTGGCCTGAATTTGCCACAACCGGTAAAAGGAATGCTCTGCAACAAAAAGAACGAGAAGTATAAGCAGCTGATTCAGCAAATGACGCCAGATGATTTGTATCCGGGTATCCAAAGTCTACTGTCCGATTTGCAGGAAAGGCGGATCCCTGTCGGCCTGGCTTCAGTCAATGAGAATGCGATGTTGATTCTCGAACGTTTGAAGATAGGGAGTTGGTTTCAGGCTGTTGCCGACCCAATAAACGTCCGTATGGGCAAGCCAGATCCGGAAATCTATTTACAGGTTGCAGAGATGCTAGGCATATCCCCTGATCGTTGCGTAGGTATCGAAGATTCAGAGAATGGTATAGCAGCCATCAAGGCTGCTGGTATGAGGTCCGTTGGAGCCGGAATTGCATCCATGAGAGATAGTGCTGATCTATGGTTTCCTTCTACTGCGGAGTTAAATATGGAGAATTTATTAGGGCTGTTTGAGTAG